A portion of the Actomonas aquatica genome contains these proteins:
- the lspA gene encoding signal peptidase II, with protein MSAPDSPSPETTPAPLSSQPPARDWLSRFAAYRLLWILALTTLVFDQVSKFWIVQHLPLGTYHLQQGAIPVIEGFFHLVHVGNTGAAWSLFTGKSTLLALLAAFTLGAIYWWRHELGLRDRMVQWAFGLLCGGIVGNLIDRIAYKHVVDFLDFHFGSYTYPTFNIADSGICIGVGLYLIHSLRQPPEGENPKSQ; from the coding sequence GTGAGCGCCCCCGATTCGCCTTCGCCGGAGACCACTCCGGCCCCCCTTTCCAGCCAGCCGCCCGCGCGCGACTGGCTGTCTCGCTTTGCGGCCTACCGCCTGCTCTGGATCCTCGCGCTCACCACCCTGGTATTCGACCAGGTGAGCAAGTTCTGGATCGTGCAGCACCTGCCCCTCGGCACCTACCACCTGCAGCAAGGGGCCATCCCGGTCATCGAGGGTTTCTTCCATCTCGTGCACGTCGGCAACACCGGCGCAGCCTGGAGCCTGTTTACCGGCAAATCCACCCTGCTCGCCCTGCTCGCCGCCTTCACCCTCGGCGCCATCTACTGGTGGCGCCATGAACTGGGCCTGCGCGACCGCATGGTGCAGTGGGCCTTCGGACTGCTCTGCGGCGGCATCGTCGGCAACCTCATCGACCGCATCGCCTATAAACACGTGGTCGACTTCCTCGACTTCCACTTCGGCAGTTACACCTACCCCACCTTCAACATCGCCGACAGCGGCATCTGCATCGGCGTAGGGTTATACCTGATACATTCGCTGAGGCAGCCACCGGAAGGTGAAAACCCCAAATCCCAATAA
- a CDS encoding cupin domain-containing protein: MSASSLSVALGGERLQSGVWGWDALPVEQTNSGERREIFAGEGADASRILVHATTLNPGQRPHAPHTHDDMEEMIVVKEGRLTITVGELTKEVGPGSVAIALAGDPHGWSNTGDEPVTYYVLRYKSRLGFDAEGDAEKRLSSAIYDSAEVPFSANPRGGWRGFFNGTTETLRLFELHETTLVQGVQNHPVHTHEAEEMVIMLEGHVDLQINGESYIGKPGDVYFVAANDPHSLFTHGEKPSRYFAFQWR, translated from the coding sequence ATGTCCGCGTCATCCCTGTCGGTCGCCCTCGGTGGTGAAAGGTTACAATCTGGTGTCTGGGGCTGGGACGCGTTGCCGGTCGAGCAGACGAACAGCGGCGAGCGTCGGGAGATCTTCGCCGGTGAAGGCGCGGACGCCTCGCGGATTTTGGTGCACGCCACGACGCTCAACCCCGGTCAGAGACCGCATGCGCCGCATACGCACGACGACATGGAGGAGATGATCGTGGTGAAGGAAGGTCGGCTCACGATCACCGTGGGTGAGCTCACCAAGGAAGTGGGTCCGGGCAGTGTGGCGATTGCGTTGGCCGGTGATCCGCATGGCTGGTCCAATACGGGCGACGAGCCGGTCACGTATTATGTTTTACGTTACAAGAGCCGCCTCGGCTTCGACGCGGAGGGGGACGCGGAGAAGCGGCTGAGTTCGGCGATCTACGATTCGGCGGAGGTGCCTTTCTCGGCCAATCCGCGGGGAGGCTGGCGCGGTTTCTTTAACGGCACGACCGAGACGCTGCGGTTGTTTGAGTTGCACGAGACCACGCTGGTGCAGGGCGTGCAAAACCACCCGGTGCACACCCACGAGGCCGAGGAGATGGTGATCATGCTCGAAGGGCACGTGGATTTGCAGATCAACGGCGAGAGCTACATCGGCAAACCGGGCGACGTGTATTTTGTGGCGGCAAACGATCCGCACTCACTGTTCACCCACGGCGAAAAACCGTCGCGCTACTTTGCGTTTCAGTGGCGTTGA
- the trpB gene encoding tryptophan synthase subunit beta: MSTPVDSPSAPTHDRFSLPDAAGHFGPYGGVYVPETLMTALKELGEAYEAARQDESFIEELRHHLKVFAGRPTELYFAERLTEHCGGAKIYLKREDLLHTGAHKINNAIGQALLAKRMGKKRIIAETGAGQHGVATAAVCAKFGLSCRVYMGAVDMERQALNVFRMRLMGAEVIGVEAGQKTLKEAINEAMRDWVTNVRETHYILGSALGSHPYPMMVRDFHRVIGLETKEQILAAEGRLPDEMIACVGGGSNAIGFFFEFLEDEAVRLVGVEAGGRGITRGDHAARFEGGKLGVLQGCKTYILQDPDGQIELTHSVSAGLDYAAIGPEHAYYRDRKRIDFAYACDDEVMETFQLLSRTEGIIPALESTHALVHGVKRAKEMGKDEILVINLSGRGDKDVSQVAKLLGVELH; encoded by the coding sequence ATGTCCACTCCTGTCGATTCTCCCTCCGCCCCGACCCACGATCGTTTCTCGCTGCCCGATGCCGCGGGACACTTTGGGCCTTACGGCGGCGTTTACGTGCCGGAAACCCTCATGACCGCGCTCAAGGAGCTCGGCGAGGCCTACGAGGCGGCGCGGCAGGACGAGTCCTTCATCGAGGAGCTGCGTCACCATTTGAAGGTGTTCGCCGGTCGCCCGACCGAGCTCTATTTCGCCGAGCGTCTCACCGAGCATTGCGGCGGCGCCAAGATTTACCTGAAGCGTGAGGACCTGCTGCACACGGGCGCGCACAAGATCAACAACGCGATCGGCCAGGCGCTGCTCGCCAAACGCATGGGTAAGAAGCGCATCATCGCCGAGACGGGAGCTGGTCAGCACGGCGTGGCCACGGCGGCGGTGTGTGCGAAGTTTGGGCTGAGTTGCCGCGTTTACATGGGCGCAGTCGACATGGAGCGGCAGGCGTTGAACGTGTTTCGCATGCGTCTCATGGGGGCCGAGGTGATTGGCGTGGAAGCCGGTCAGAAGACCCTCAAGGAAGCGATCAACGAAGCCATGCGCGACTGGGTGACGAATGTGCGCGAGACGCACTACATCCTCGGCTCGGCGCTGGGTTCGCACCCGTATCCGATGATGGTGCGCGATTTCCACCGCGTGATCGGCTTGGAGACCAAGGAACAGATCCTCGCCGCCGAGGGCCGACTGCCCGACGAGATGATCGCCTGTGTGGGCGGTGGCTCGAATGCGATCGGGTTCTTCTTCGAATTTCTGGAAGACGAGGCGGTGCGTCTCGTCGGCGTCGAAGCGGGTGGCCGCGGCATCACGCGTGGCGACCACGCGGCGCGTTTTGAAGGCGGCAAGCTCGGCGTGCTGCAGGGCTGCAAGACCTACATCCTGCAGGATCCGGACGGCCAGATTGAGCTCACGCACTCGGTGAGTGCCGGTCTCGACTATGCCGCGATCGGTCCGGAGCACGCTTATTACCGGGACCGTAAGCGCATCGACTTTGCCTACGCCTGCGACGACGAGGTGATGGAGACCTTCCAACTCCTCTCCCGCACCGAAGGCATCATCCCGGCCCTCGAATCGACCCACGCCCTCGTGCACGGCGTCAAACGCGCCAAGGAGATGGGCAAGGATGAGATCCTCGTGATCAATCTGAGCGGACGAGGAGATAAAGACGTATCGCAAGTCGCGAAGCTGCTGGGTGTTGAGTTGCACTGA
- a CDS encoding creatininase family protein has translation MTATTFPTYRSRYLPAMSAAEIAALPDKEWAPVIVTTGAIEQHGPHLPVAVDALMGQAWLERIMPCLSAEASCYVAPPITIGKSNEHVGFPGTLFVSKDTLRLLLFTIARQIAAWGFRHLLVLNTHGGNTDVILYTLAEIETRWGLSTGFLRHGVDYGLSEKERTLGMHANTAETAWVRVIAPGCVDMDAAVAEYPDDAASAGELRPEAAPATFAWVTADVSRTGIMGDAPAGTAERGEAWLATTAQAYANQIETICRKNRSD, from the coding sequence ATGACCGCCACCACCTTTCCCACCTACCGCTCTCGCTATCTGCCGGCCATGTCCGCGGCCGAGATCGCCGCCTTGCCCGACAAGGAGTGGGCGCCGGTCATCGTCACCACCGGCGCGATCGAGCAACACGGCCCCCACCTCCCGGTCGCCGTCGATGCCCTCATGGGCCAAGCGTGGCTCGAGCGCATCATGCCCTGCCTCTCCGCCGAGGCCTCCTGCTACGTCGCGCCGCCCATCACCATCGGCAAGAGCAACGAACACGTCGGCTTCCCCGGCACGCTTTTCGTTTCCAAGGACACCCTGCGGCTCCTCCTCTTCACCATCGCCCGCCAGATCGCGGCCTGGGGCTTCCGCCACCTGCTGGTGCTCAACACCCATGGCGGCAATACCGACGTCATCCTCTACACCCTCGCCGAGATCGAAACCCGTTGGGGACTCAGCACCGGCTTCCTGCGCCACGGCGTCGACTACGGCCTGTCCGAAAAGGAACGCACCCTCGGTATGCATGCCAACACCGCCGAGACCGCCTGGGTGCGCGTGATCGCGCCCGGTTGCGTCGATATGGACGCCGCCGTCGCCGAGTATCCCGATGATGCCGCCTCCGCCGGCGAACTCCGCCCCGAGGCCGCCCCCGCCACCTTCGCGTGGGTCACCGCCGATGTCTCCCGCACCGGCATCATGGGCGACGCCCCCGCCGGCACCGCCGAGCGCGGTGAAGCGTGGCTGGCCACGACTGCCCAGGCCTACGCCAACCAAATTGAGACCATTTGCCGGAAAAACCGGTCTGACTAG
- a CDS encoding nuclear transport factor 2 family protein, with protein sequence MWSFLKLNSLRSGVARGGLLALLLLGAVSGAHAATERAEAKALIEGFLMSWESGDAETFAAALHPDLEFAYPGGRLNRDEVIALFDSYQEEKTAIKIYFADYFITNGETHVTAYQFAATDRETEQRFAVGTGVLCKIADGKIVLFKEYWDTEVAPRQKAGQLPLDEGVVTPWPASVWLRPDTID encoded by the coding sequence ATGTGGTCTTTCCTCAAGCTGAATAGTCTGCGCTCCGGGGTGGCGCGGGGTGGGTTGCTGGCCCTGCTCCTCCTCGGGGCGGTCAGCGGCGCGCACGCCGCCACCGAACGCGCGGAAGCCAAGGCGCTCATCGAAGGATTCCTGATGTCATGGGAATCTGGTGACGCCGAGACCTTTGCCGCCGCGCTGCACCCGGACTTGGAGTTTGCCTATCCCGGCGGACGCCTGAACCGCGACGAAGTCATCGCCTTGTTCGACTCCTATCAGGAGGAAAAGACGGCGATCAAAATCTACTTCGCCGACTACTTCATCACCAACGGAGAGACCCATGTGACGGCTTACCAATTCGCCGCCACCGATCGCGAGACGGAGCAACGTTTCGCGGTCGGCACCGGCGTGCTCTGCAAAATCGCCGACGGTAAGATCGTGTTGTTCAAAGAGTATTGGGACACCGAGGTGGCACCGCGCCAAAAGGCCGGTCAGCTGCCGCTCGATGAAGGTGTCGTCACGCCGTGGCCGGCTTCGGTTTGGCTGCGTCCCGACACCATCGACTGA
- a CDS encoding YicC/YloC family endoribonuclease, with product MKSMTGFGRAVASLGSGSVVVQVNSVNRKTLDLTMRLPEAWAALESKIAEAVREVATRGKVHVQVGMEAASGDEAKVEAALERLRRIADANGLPFQPDARLLWDIANDRRASVEPELDEAVEDAVLSAVEEALRAFAAMRAKEGEALLIDFLTRIGILRTNVAAVAERAPQVAPAYRELLFKRLREADLELDPSDERVLKEVALFADRSDITEELTRLKSHLQQLEALLKTDGEIGRKGEFILQEIGREIHTIGSKANDLEISKHVIELKNELERVREQIANVE from the coding sequence ATGAAGAGTATGACTGGATTTGGGCGGGCGGTGGCTTCGTTGGGGAGCGGGTCCGTGGTGGTGCAGGTGAACTCGGTGAATCGGAAGACACTCGATCTGACGATGCGGCTGCCGGAGGCTTGGGCGGCTCTTGAGAGCAAGATCGCCGAGGCCGTGCGTGAGGTGGCCACCCGTGGCAAGGTGCATGTCCAGGTGGGCATGGAAGCCGCCAGCGGCGACGAGGCCAAAGTCGAGGCTGCACTCGAGCGCCTGCGCCGGATCGCCGACGCCAACGGGCTGCCGTTTCAACCCGATGCCCGCCTGTTGTGGGACATCGCCAACGACCGTCGTGCGTCCGTCGAACCTGAACTCGATGAGGCGGTGGAGGACGCGGTGCTGTCGGCGGTCGAGGAGGCCCTGCGCGCCTTTGCCGCGATGCGGGCCAAGGAAGGGGAAGCCCTGCTGATCGATTTTCTCACGCGTATTGGAATTCTGAGGACAAACGTGGCGGCCGTCGCGGAACGCGCGCCGCAGGTCGCGCCGGCTTACCGAGAGCTGCTGTTCAAGCGCCTGCGGGAGGCCGACCTGGAGTTGGATCCGTCCGACGAACGCGTGCTCAAGGAAGTTGCGCTCTTTGCCGATCGTTCCGACATCACCGAAGAACTCACCCGCCTGAAAAGCCACCTGCAGCAGCTGGAGGCGCTGCTCAAAACCGACGGCGAGATCGGCCGCAAAGGTGAGTTCATCCTGCAGGAAATCGGTCGTGAGATCCACACCATCGGCAGCAAGGCCAACGACCTGGAAATCTCCAAACACGTCATCGAGCTGAAGAACGAACTCGAGCGCGTGCGCGAGCAAATCGCGAATGTGGAATAA
- a CDS encoding creatininase family protein: MPVAPVSHTPLCVAHDATFWPWHRWPEFAHWPDPASTLVVVPIAGFGEWGLGHGQDVEETVLNHVLRRALELDTPAPHSLLVIPPLRFVFAPNDDSPFALDPPTFHTLLEEVVTSIKASGFRRILLYNASPWNDPLTAAAARDLRIDHELQMFRICLSGLDLGFDAATNPHHRDLQTLLTGLTGAAPRGPAAEGALPLAAATDAATALLDRAATRLAGLLGEIQAWPALPDEGRIPRAVPPAASTSTPTTPSA, from the coding sequence ATGCCAGTCGCTCCCGTTTCCCACACTCCGCTGTGCGTCGCCCACGACGCCACCTTCTGGCCGTGGCACCGCTGGCCGGAGTTCGCCCACTGGCCCGACCCGGCCTCCACCCTCGTGGTGGTGCCCATCGCCGGCTTCGGTGAGTGGGGCCTCGGCCACGGTCAGGACGTCGAGGAGACCGTGCTCAACCACGTCCTGCGACGTGCCCTGGAACTGGATACACCCGCGCCGCACTCCCTGCTCGTCATCCCGCCGCTGCGCTTCGTCTTCGCGCCCAATGACGACAGCCCCTTCGCCCTCGATCCGCCCACCTTCCACACGCTGCTGGAAGAGGTCGTCACCTCAATCAAAGCGTCCGGCTTCCGCCGCATTCTGCTCTACAATGCCAGCCCGTGGAACGATCCCCTCACCGCCGCCGCCGCCCGCGACCTGCGCATAGATCACGAACTGCAGATGTTCCGCATCTGCCTGAGCGGACTCGATCTCGGCTTCGACGCCGCGACCAATCCCCACCACCGCGACCTGCAGACCCTGCTCACCGGCCTCACTGGCGCGGCGCCCCGCGGTCCCGCCGCCGAGGGCGCTCTGCCGCTCGCCGCAGCGACCGATGCGGCCACCGCCCTGCTCGACCGCGCCGCCACGCGCCTCGCCGGCCTGCTCGGTGAAATCCAAGCCTGGCCCGCCCTTCCCGACGAAGGCCGCATCCCCCGCGCCGTCCCGCCCGCCGCCTCGACCTCGACCCCGACCACGCCCTCCGCATGA
- a CDS encoding tetratricopeptide repeat protein codes for MPIRLRLATLLFLLLASPLVHLRADDVATTDLDTACDLFNERRYAEAQPLFEAALAAEPNNTTALLHLGKLAAKRRERELAVDYLQRAVDLEPDNAEFQFEYGAACSLHAGSLGTSFGALRQAHRGRKAMERAVELAPENLIFRQGLLEFYATAPGIAGGSMRKAFEQAEAIATRDADQGAFARANLQRAEDDHAGALATLGGILERAPDNYFALYQFGRCAAESGLELERGLAALQHCLELPAPDKGAPPAYVWWRIGEIQAQRGDPSAAREAAARALELAPNDQRLARGVADIAKIPDA; via the coding sequence GTGCCGATCCGTCTTCGCCTCGCCACTCTTCTTTTCCTCCTGCTCGCCTCGCCCCTCGTCCACCTGCGCGCCGACGACGTCGCGACGACCGACCTCGACACCGCATGCGACCTCTTCAACGAGCGCCGCTACGCCGAAGCCCAACCGCTCTTCGAAGCCGCCCTCGCGGCCGAGCCCAACAACACGACCGCCCTGCTCCACCTTGGCAAACTCGCCGCCAAACGTCGCGAGCGCGAGCTGGCCGTTGATTACCTGCAACGCGCCGTCGACCTCGAGCCGGACAACGCCGAGTTCCAATTCGAATACGGTGCCGCCTGCAGCTTGCACGCCGGTTCCCTCGGCACGTCCTTCGGCGCGCTCCGCCAAGCCCACCGCGGTCGCAAAGCCATGGAACGCGCCGTCGAACTCGCGCCCGAAAACCTGATCTTCCGCCAAGGTCTGCTGGAGTTCTACGCCACCGCTCCCGGCATCGCCGGCGGCTCCATGCGCAAGGCCTTTGAGCAAGCCGAGGCCATCGCCACCCGCGACGCCGACCAAGGCGCCTTTGCCCGCGCCAACCTGCAGCGCGCCGAAGACGATCACGCCGGCGCCCTCGCCACCCTCGGCGGCATCCTCGAACGCGCGCCCGACAACTACTTTGCCCTCTATCAGTTCGGCCGTTGCGCCGCCGAGTCCGGCCTCGAACTCGAACGCGGTCTCGCCGCCCTGCAGCATTGCCTCGAACTACCGGCCCCCGACAAAGGTGCTCCGCCCGCTTACGTGTGGTGGCGCATCGGCGAGATTCAGGCGCAACGCGGCGATCCGTCCGCCGCCCGCGAGGCCGCCGCCCGCGCCCTCGAGCTGGCTCCCAATGATCAGCGCCTGGCTCGCGGAGTGGCCGATATCGCCAAAATACCGGACGCCTGA
- a CDS encoding Dabb family protein has protein sequence MKPSSASPSAPSLNRREFVAGAAALGAMFAVGANGQTATTSSTMSKLQDTFLVHHVFFWLKNPDSKEDLNALLDGIRALAEIPGVKGLHVGVPADTEKREVVENSYSASEILLFDSLEAQATYQSHPLHQKFIDENEHRWAKVMVFDSVKA, from the coding sequence ATGAAACCGTCCTCCGCCAGCCCGTCCGCGCCTTCGCTTAACCGCCGCGAGTTTGTCGCGGGTGCCGCCGCCCTGGGCGCGATGTTCGCGGTTGGCGCCAACGGCCAGACCGCTACAACCTCGTCCACCATGTCCAAACTCCAAGATACCTTTCTCGTTCACCACGTCTTCTTTTGGCTGAAGAACCCGGATTCAAAAGAAGACCTCAATGCGCTGCTCGATGGCATTCGCGCGCTCGCCGAGATCCCGGGCGTGAAAGGGCTGCACGTCGGCGTGCCGGCCGACACAGAAAAGCGCGAAGTGGTGGAGAACAGTTACAGCGCGTCGGAGATCCTGCTGTTCGACAGCCTCGAAGCGCAGGCGACCTACCAGAGCCATCCGCTGCACCAGAAGTTCATCGATGAGAATGAGCACCGCTGGGCCAAGGTGATGGTGTTCGATTCGGTGAAGGCGTAG
- a CDS encoding four helix bundle protein produces the protein MKEPEDLGPRTERFAREVRAFVKMLPCTVSNREDVKQLVRASGSVAANYIEADDALGPKDKLMRFRICRKEAKESRLWLSLVDVGTAEPLAIERARLVDEAMQFVSIFSAIINRLGR, from the coding sequence ATGAAGGAGCCGGAGGATTTGGGACCAAGGACGGAGCGGTTTGCTCGAGAGGTGCGAGCGTTTGTAAAAATGCTCCCATGCACTGTGAGCAATCGTGAGGATGTGAAGCAATTGGTGCGCGCTTCCGGATCTGTGGCCGCCAACTACATCGAAGCCGATGACGCATTGGGGCCGAAGGACAAACTGATGAGGTTTCGCATCTGCCGCAAAGAAGCCAAGGAATCGCGCTTGTGGCTGTCTTTGGTGGATGTCGGCACCGCTGAGCCATTGGCAATCGAGCGTGCTCGTTTGGTTGATGAAGCGATGCAGTTCGTCTCGATCTTCTCGGCGATCATCAATCGTTTGGGACGGTAA
- a CDS encoding TonB-dependent siderophore receptor, producing MNKTLSNLDRVTAAVSLAAASASFLISSATAQETTDDVLSLEAFILEETGGAGEGDLLQNSRPIGSVFLGEQSALDTPRSVTVLTPEAMKQFAVKDFSDLDRVGAGMTRPNIFGLPGLPFMRGNNAGVYYNGMRRIANQNETPTSFGSLDAMDLVKGPAPAQLGPTNAGGYANFIPKSPYFDQRRGSVEFTLGSYDFYNTKVDIGGPMMIGDKPMAYRVSITNQQADSYYDAVRNDYISVYAAAKAKLTPKLSFYSGFEYYDFKSNENAGWNRVTQDLIDNGNYIIGEMDPNTVSAVYNGTADPGLLMNQVDIAYATGYDPNLAIVVREADFLAAYPNLGGAAAFATPVYYNGDLFGYKYTPEYFANGGTALTRKIEGNQVLSDPSDYADSTTFLWFADLVYHADSGSTITAKTFFESLETRKLSSYGFAHDSDSWAVEEKLSVDSSLELGGVDVSLQYGADVRYTYNNDANDFGVEPFNRRDVSSSDIPAWSYVYTGPLYDWDPTSVGLPGWFVGGSQSKLTQLGAFAQFKAGFGEKFSLFGGARVERADFSYTSTAKEFPATPSWTDGDTDYVNWSINPVFKPASWISFYGAIQGGTAFEPGQTGGAASGEGNFLEAPFYEGGVKVSSADGKFFASFAAYQYEKTSLSLNVTGVDTNAYEAEGYEFELTWAPTDNFTIVGNIGELEARYVDRYPFATYPFYNAENVALYSGAIQYSWDARVVGESTGRYANNPEGIRSGYPQMSWNLFAVYNFDNGFGLGVGPSYKEDFWLDNERTLKLPDSLVWNANVFYKTDSYEVFLRLNNFTDEDYFIGSSFAPTMIVTKAKPFEAQLSLKVKF from the coding sequence ATGAATAAGACCTTATCGAACCTAGACCGAGTGACCGCGGCCGTTTCCCTGGCGGCAGCGAGTGCCTCGTTTTTGATATCTTCCGCGACGGCGCAGGAGACGACGGATGATGTATTGTCGCTCGAAGCCTTCATCCTCGAAGAAACCGGCGGCGCCGGCGAAGGTGACCTCCTGCAGAACTCGCGGCCGATCGGCTCGGTTTTCCTCGGTGAACAAAGTGCCCTCGACACGCCCCGCAGTGTGACGGTGCTCACCCCCGAGGCCATGAAGCAATTTGCGGTGAAAGATTTCAGCGACCTCGATCGCGTCGGAGCGGGCATGACTCGGCCCAACATCTTCGGCCTCCCGGGTCTGCCCTTCATGCGCGGCAACAACGCCGGCGTGTATTACAATGGCATGCGCCGCATCGCCAATCAGAACGAGACGCCGACCTCCTTCGGTTCGCTCGACGCCATGGACTTGGTTAAGGGTCCGGCGCCGGCGCAGCTCGGCCCGACGAACGCCGGTGGTTACGCCAACTTCATCCCGAAGTCGCCTTACTTTGACCAGCGTCGCGGCTCGGTGGAGTTCACGCTCGGCTCCTACGACTTCTATAACACCAAGGTCGACATCGGTGGTCCGATGATGATCGGCGACAAGCCGATGGCCTACCGCGTTTCGATCACCAACCAGCAGGCCGACAGCTACTACGACGCGGTGCGCAACGACTACATTTCGGTCTACGCCGCCGCCAAGGCCAAGCTCACGCCGAAGCTCAGCTTCTACTCCGGTTTCGAATACTACGACTTCAAGTCGAACGAGAATGCCGGTTGGAATCGCGTGACGCAGGACCTCATCGACAACGGCAACTACATCATCGGTGAGATGGATCCCAACACGGTGTCCGCCGTCTACAACGGCACCGCCGATCCCGGTCTCTTGATGAACCAGGTCGATATCGCCTACGCCACGGGCTACGATCCCAACCTCGCCATCGTGGTGCGGGAGGCGGACTTCCTCGCGGCCTACCCGAATCTGGGCGGCGCCGCTGCCTTCGCCACGCCGGTGTATTACAACGGTGACCTCTTCGGTTACAAATACACCCCGGAATACTTCGCCAACGGTGGCACCGCTCTGACCCGCAAGATCGAGGGCAACCAGGTCCTCTCCGACCCGAGCGACTACGCCGACTCGACCACCTTCCTGTGGTTTGCCGACCTCGTTTACCATGCCGACTCCGGCAGCACCATCACCGCCAAGACCTTCTTCGAGTCGCTCGAGACGCGTAAGCTCTCCAGCTACGGTTTTGCCCACGACTCCGATTCCTGGGCCGTCGAAGAGAAGCTCTCGGTCGACTCGTCGCTCGAGTTGGGCGGCGTGGATGTCTCCCTGCAATACGGCGCGGACGTTCGCTACACCTACAACAACGACGCCAACGACTTCGGTGTGGAGCCGTTCAACCGTCGTGACGTGAGCTCTTCCGACATCCCGGCCTGGTCCTACGTCTACACCGGCCCGCTCTACGACTGGGATCCGACCAGCGTCGGTCTGCCCGGTTGGTTCGTCGGTGGCAGCCAGTCCAAGCTCACCCAGCTCGGTGCCTTCGCCCAATTCAAGGCCGGCTTCGGGGAAAAGTTCTCCCTTTTCGGTGGTGCCCGCGTCGAGCGTGCCGATTTCTCCTACACCTCCACCGCCAAGGAATTCCCCGCCACGCCGTCCTGGACGGATGGCGACACCGACTATGTCAACTGGTCGATCAACCCGGTCTTCAAGCCGGCTTCCTGGATCTCCTTCTACGGTGCGATCCAAGGCGGCACGGCGTTTGAGCCGGGCCAGACCGGTGGTGCGGCCAGCGGTGAAGGCAACTTCCTCGAAGCGCCGTTCTACGAAGGCGGCGTCAAGGTGAGCTCCGCGGACGGCAAGTTCTTCGCCTCCTTCGCGGCTTACCAATACGAGAAGACCAGCCTCTCGCTCAACGTCACCGGCGTCGATACCAACGCCTACGAGGCCGAGGGTTATGAGTTCGAATTGACCTGGGCCCCGACCGACAACTTCACGATCGTCGGCAACATCGGTGAACTCGAAGCCCGCTACGTCGACCGCTATCCCTTCGCGACCTATCCGTTCTACAACGCCGAAAACGTCGCCCTCTACTCCGGTGCCATCCAATACAGCTGGGATGCCCGCGTCGTCGGTGAGTCCACTGGCCGCTACGCGAACAACCCGGAGGGCATCCGCTCGGGTTACCCGCAGATGAGCTGGAACCTCTTCGCGGTTTACAACTTCGACAACGGCTTCGGTCTCGGCGTCGGCCCGAGCTACAAAGAGGACTTCTGGCTCGATAACGAGCGCACCCTCAAGCTCCCCGACTCGCTGGTCTGGAACGCCAACGTCTTCTACAAGACCGACAGCTACGAAGTTTTCCTCCGCCTGAACAACTTCACGGATGAGGACTACTTCATCGGCTCGTCGTTCGCGCCGACCATGATCGTCACCAAGGCCAAACCCTTCGAAGCTCAGCTGAGCCTCAAGGTGAAGTTCTAA
- a CDS encoding helix-turn-helix domain-containing protein gives MASYRQGLHQPGKYHLMTLAESEREGHDRHVPHRHDFFEIVWIQRGHGHVSCDLNGFEYRTNTLLIVSPGQFHAWRRESETEGFIAGFSPDFLAVNSEHPGLLAKMPFLYPENLDPILHLDRVEAGRVDQIFEQFQDLARQDAPGRDDLARGFLLVLLSYMRQLFAHRNQTADTPTRGESELLVQRFRLALEEHIPEVVEVGEFAELLGVSRTHLNNGLRRCTGRSASELIHERMLLEAKRRLLHSSLTIAEIAYELRFQDPSYFGRFFRKYTGVTPGVYRGSMQQELLAG, from the coding sequence ATGGCTAGTTACCGTCAGGGGCTCCACCAACCCGGGAAATACCACCTCATGACCCTCGCGGAAAGTGAACGCGAAGGGCATGATCGGCACGTCCCTCATCGGCATGATTTCTTCGAAATTGTTTGGATCCAGCGCGGCCACGGTCACGTGAGCTGCGACCTCAACGGATTCGAATATCGAACGAATACCTTGCTGATTGTCTCTCCGGGCCAGTTTCACGCCTGGCGTCGTGAGAGCGAAACCGAAGGCTTCATCGCCGGCTTTTCACCCGACTTCCTCGCCGTCAACAGCGAGCACCCGGGTCTGCTGGCCAAGATGCCGTTTCTCTATCCTGAGAACCTCGATCCCATCCTCCATCTCGACCGCGTCGAAGCCGGTCGGGTGGATCAGATCTTCGAGCAATTTCAGGATCTGGCCCGCCAGGATGCGCCCGGTCGCGACGACCTCGCCCGCGGCTTCCTGCTCGTGCTGCTCAGCTACATGCGGCAGCTCTTCGCCCACCGTAACCAAACCGCGGATACACCGACCCGCGGCGAAAGCGAATTGCTGGTGCAGCGCTTCCGCCTCGCGTTGGAGGAACACATCCCCGAGGTGGTGGAGGTTGGCGAATTCGCCGAGCTGCTCGGCGTCTCGCGCACGCACCTCAACAACGGCCTGCGCCGTTGCACCGGACGTTCCGCGAGTGAGCTGATCCACGAGCGCATGCTGCTGGAAGCCAAACGCCGCCTGCTGCACTCGTCGCTCACCATCGCCGAGATTGCCTACGAGCTGCGTTTCCAGGACCCGTCCTACTTCGGCCGCTTCTTCCGCAAATACACCGGCGTCACGCCCGGCGTCTACCGCGGTTCGATGCAACAGGAACTGCTCGCCGGATAA